A part of Numenius arquata chromosome 2, bNumArq3.hap1.1, whole genome shotgun sequence genomic DNA contains:
- the SERTAD4 gene encoding SERTA domain-containing protein 4 — MTLVLPMQRLGRPIAAEGAADLAAYRGLWQPPCCGRPGPAAPPPPPPPPPAPGPPAAGSHYRGISNPVTTSKITYFKRKYVEEEDFHPPLSSCTHKTISVFEERAHILYMSLEKLKFIDDPEVYLRRSVLINNLMKRIHGEIIMQNNWCFSACSFGGTSPQEWFVPQDCPYRKRLRMAKEEYEKLHTCCFYQECGSHYLNLPYSVNASTESTSSSSSSSSSSPISMPSCSQQVDYDIGSAPSYRSDDQIPANEVFIANARSHGNQEKAKFNDEKGGNEPEQESVALNREPIRGTHALECKGKFYDCFETGCNDKSNISESWKKSLRKKESLPSNKMCCSKGSKI, encoded by the exons ATGACCCTGGTGCTGCCCATGCAGCGGCTGGGCCGCCCCATCGCCGCCGAGGGAGCCGCCGACCTCGCCGCCTACCGCGGCCTCTGGCAGCCGCCCTGCtgcggccgccccggccccgccgccccgccgccgccgccgccgccgccgccggcccccgggccccccgcCGCAG GATCACATTACAGGGGAATTTCAAATCCTGTAACAACATCCAAGATCACAtactttaaaaggaaatatgtgGAAGAAGAGGATTTTCATCCACCGCTCAGCAGCTGTACACATAAA acaATCTCCGTGTTTGAGGAGCGGGCCCATATTCTTTACATGTCTTTGGAAAAGCTGAAATTCATTGATGATCCTGAAGTCTACCTGCGGAGATCCGTCCTCATCAACAACCTAATGAAGAGAATCCATGGAGAAATCATCATGCAGAATAACTGGTGCTTCTCCGCCTGCTCCTTTGGTGGCACGTCACCACAAGAGTGGTTCGTGCCTCAGGACTGTCCATACAGAAAACGCCTTCGGATGGCGAAAGAGGAGTACGAGAAGCTCCACACGTGCTGCTTCTATCAAGAGTGTGGCAGTCACTATTTAAATCTACCCTACTCTGTTAATGCTAGTACAGAAAgtacttcctcctcttcctcttcctcctcctcctcccccatttCTATGCCAAGCTGTTCCCAGCAGGTGGATTATGACATTGGCAGCGCCCCTTCTTACAGGAGTGATGACCAGATACCTGCTAATGAAGTGTTCATCGCTAATGCCAGGTCTCACGGTAATCAGGAAAAGGCAAAATTTAATGACGAGAAAGGAGGTAATGAACCTGAGCAAGAAAGTGTCGCCCTAAACCGTGAACCTATAAGAGGCACCCACGCTCTCGAATGTAAAGGCAAATTTTATGACTGTTTTGAGACTGGATGTAATGACAAGAGCAACATAAGTGAATCTTGGAAAAAATCGTTAAGGAAAAAGGAGTCTTTACCAAGTAATAAAATGTGCTGCAGCAAAGGAAGTAAAATATGA